The Bosea sp. 685 DNA window CGCAGGGCCGCGTCGCCAAGGCTGTGCTGGTCAGCGCCGTGCCGCCGCTGATGGTCAAGGCGCAGAGCAACCCCGGCGGCCTGCCGCTGGAGGTCTTCGACGGCCTGCGCCGGGCGCTTGCCGACAACCGCGCCCAGTTCTTCCTCGATCTGCCGGCCGGCCCCTTCTACGGCTTCAACCGGCCAGGCGCGAAGGTCTCGCAGGGCGTGGTCCAGAACTGGTGGCGCCAGGGCATGGCCGGCAGCGCGCAGGCGCATTACGAGGGCATCAAGGCCTTCTCCGAAACCGACCAGAGCGACGACCTGAAGGCGATCACGGTGCCGACCCTCGTGCTGCACGGCGAGGACGACCAGATCGTGCCGATCGACGCCTCCGCCCGCCTCTCGGTCAAGCTGCTCAAGAACGGCACGCTCAAGACCTATCCGGGCTACCCGCACGGCATGCTGACCACCCATGCCGATGTGATCAATCCCGACCTGCTCGCCTTCATCAAGGGCTGACCCGCCGCGGTGCGGCGCAGCCGCACCGCGCTTTCCCCGGAGCCCTGCATCAAGGCGCGGCGCCAAGACATCTCACACCACGACCGGGAGACCCCATGAAGCTTTACCTCGCCTCGCTGGGCGCCGGCTTGCTCGTCGGCGTGATCTACAGCCTGCTCGACCTGCGCTCGCCGGCGCCGCCCGTGGTGGCGCTGGTCGGCCTGCTCGGCATCCTGGCCGGCGAGCAGATCGTGCCGATCACCAAGCGCGTCATCGCCGGCGAACGGCTCAGCCTCGGCTGGCTGCAGCGCGAATGCGGCGAGCACGTCTTCGGCGCCTTGCCGGCGCGGACCGCAGCCAAGGATGGCGGCCGCGAGCCCGGCGAAGGCCGCCCCTCATGAGCCCGCCCCGCAGACAGGCCGCCATCGGCGGCGCGGCCGGCGCCTTGTCGGCCCTTCCTAGCGGATCCGCCACAGCCCAGACCTCCGGCTCGGGAGCCAGCTCCATGATCGCAGACCTCATCCTGGTGAACGGCCGCTTCACCACGCTCGACCAGACCAACCCGAACCCGCAGGCGGTGGCGATCGCGGGCGGGCGCTTCATCGGCGCCGGCTCCGAGCACGAGATGCGCGCGCTCGCCGGCCCGGACACCGGAATCATCGATCTCGGCGGCCGGCGCGCCGTGCCCGGGCTGATCGACAGCCACATGCACATCATCCGCGGCGGGCTGAACTACAATATGGAGCTGCGCTGGGACGGGGTGCGCTCGCTCGGCCAGGCCCTGGAGATGCTCAAGCGCCAGGTCGCCGTGACGCCGCCGCCGCAATGGGTGCGCGTCGTCGGCGGCTTCACCGAGCATCAATTCGCCGAGAAGCGCCTGCCGACGCTGGACGAGATCAACGCGATCGCGCCCGAGACGCCGGTCTTCATCCTGCACCTCTACGACCGCGCCTTGCTCAACGGCGCCGCCTTGCGCGCCGCCGGCTACACCAGGGACACGCCCAACCCGCCGGGCGGCGAGATCCAGCGCGACGCCGCCGGCAACCCGACCGGGCTGTTGCTCGCCAAACCCAACGCCACGATCCTCTACGCCACCCTGGCCAAGGGGCCCAAGCTGCCGCCGGAATACCAGCTCAACTCGACGCGGCATTTCATGCGCGAGCTGAACCGGCTCGGCGTCACCACCGTGATCGATGCCGGCGGCGGCTTCCAGAACTATCCCGAGGACTACGCCGTCATCGAGAAGCTCCACGCCGATGGCGAGCTCAGCCTGCGCATCGCCTACAATCTCTTCACCCAGAAGCCGAAAGAGGAACTGGCGGATTTCGAGAGCTGGTCGAAGCAGGTCCGGCCGGGCCAGGGCGACGATCTCTACCGCCATAACGGCGCCGGCGAGATGCTGGTCTATTCCGCCGCCGATTTCGAGGACTTCCGGGTCGAGCGGCCGGAGATGCCGCCGTCCATGGAGGGCGATCTCGAGCCCGTCGTGCGCCTGCTCGCCGAGAACCGCTGGCCCTGGCGCCTGCACGCCACCTATGACGAGACCATCACGCGGGCGCTCGACGTCTTCGAGAAGGTCGATCGCGACGTGCCGCTGAAGGGCCTGCACTGGTTCTTCGACCATTGCGAGACGATCAGCGACCGCAATATCGACCGCATCGCCGCGCTCGGCGGCGGCATCGCCGTGCAGCATCGCATGAGCTTCCAGGGCGAGTATTTCGTCGAGCGCTACGGCGCCAAGGCGGCAGAGCGCACCCCGCCGATTGCGCGCATGCTGGAGGCCGGCGTGCCGGTCGGCGCCGGCACGGATGCGACCCGCGTCGCCAGCTACAACCCCTGGGTCTCGCTGGCCTGGCTCGTCACCGGCCGGACGCTGGGCG harbors:
- a CDS encoding alpha/beta hydrolase, whose translation is MPMITTKDGVAIFFKDWGPKDAQPIMFHHGWPLSSDDWDAQMLFFLAQGYRVIAHDRRGHGRSAQASGGHDMDHYAADAAAVVAHLDLREAVHIGHSTGGGEVARYVARHGEPQGRVAKAVLVSAVPPLMVKAQSNPGGLPLEVFDGLRRALADNRAQFFLDLPAGPFYGFNRPGAKVSQGVVQNWWRQGMAGSAQAHYEGIKAFSETDQSDDLKAITVPTLVLHGEDDQIVPIDASARLSVKLLKNGTLKTYPGYPHGMLTTHADVINPDLLAFIKG
- a CDS encoding XapX domain-containing protein, translated to MKLYLASLGAGLLVGVIYSLLDLRSPAPPVVALVGLLGILAGEQIVPITKRVIAGERLSLGWLQRECGEHVFGALPARTAAKDGGREPGEGRPS
- a CDS encoding amidohydrolase gives rise to the protein MSPPRRQAAIGGAAGALSALPSGSATAQTSGSGASSMIADLILVNGRFTTLDQTNPNPQAVAIAGGRFIGAGSEHEMRALAGPDTGIIDLGGRRAVPGLIDSHMHIIRGGLNYNMELRWDGVRSLGQALEMLKRQVAVTPPPQWVRVVGGFTEHQFAEKRLPTLDEINAIAPETPVFILHLYDRALLNGAALRAAGYTRDTPNPPGGEIQRDAAGNPTGLLLAKPNATILYATLAKGPKLPPEYQLNSTRHFMRELNRLGVTTVIDAGGGFQNYPEDYAVIEKLHADGELSLRIAYNLFTQKPKEELADFESWSKQVRPGQGDDLYRHNGAGEMLVYSAADFEDFRVERPEMPPSMEGDLEPVVRLLAENRWPWRLHATYDETITRALDVFEKVDRDVPLKGLHWFFDHCETISDRNIDRIAALGGGIAVQHRMSFQGEYFVERYGAKAAERTPPIARMLEAGVPVGAGTDATRVASYNPWVSLAWLVTGRTLGGLKLYPQRNLLDRESALRLWTQANSWFSTEEGKKGQIKAGQLADLVVLDRDYMAVPEDEIQDIESVLTLLGGKPVHGAGDYAGLSPPLPPAMPDWSPVRRFGGYQKRAALDDRKYAFAAACGCASACGVHGHGHAGALAAATPARDEGAFWGALGCSCWAF